A stretch of DNA from Bradyrhizobium algeriense:
CGCCAACAGCTACAAGAAGGGCTTCCGGATCCACACCCACATGCACCGCGAGGCGCAACTGGTGTATGCGGCGAAGGGGACGATGCAGGTGACGACGCCGAAAGGCCGCTGGCTGGTGCCGCCGGACCGCGCGGTGTGGGTGCCTGCGCTGTCGGAGCATGCGATCGACGTGCTCGCCGATATCGAGATGCGGACGCTCTATTTCGAACTGGACTGGCTGCAGCGCGAAGCGCGCAGCCACAGCCTGGATGCGGAATTCGTGGTGCGGGTGTCGCCGCTGCTGCATCAGACCATACTCGCACTGTTCGACGATCGCGGCGACCGCGAGCGAACGGAGCTTCTATTGCGGCTCGCAATGATGGAGCTGGACCAGGCGGAGGATTCCGCGACCTTCATCCCGCTGCCGCGCGAGCCGCGCTGCCGGCGCGCTGCCGACATCGTGCTGGCGGACCCGACCGGCGACCACGAGATAGAAACGCTGGCGCAGGAGGTCGGCACCTCGGTGCGGACGCTGTCGCGGCTGTTCTCGTCGGAGACGCAATTGAGCTTCAAGAGCTGGTGCCAGCGCGCCCGCATCGCTGCCGCGATCGAGAAGCTGTCGACGGAGGCGAGCGTCTCGGTCAAGCAGC
This window harbors:
- a CDS encoding helix-turn-helix transcriptional regulator gives rise to the protein MNIAEKPIAAIIGRLTSTGDGIHMIANSYKKGFRIHTHMHREAQLVYAAKGTMQVTTPKGRWLVPPDRAVWVPALSEHAIDVLADIEMRTLYFELDWLQREARSHSLDAEFVVRVSPLLHQTILALFDDRGDRERTELLLRLAMMELDQAEDSATFIPLPREPRCRRAADIVLADPTGDHEIETLAQEVGTSVRTLSRLFSSETQLSFKSWCQRARIAAAIEKLSTEASVSVKQLASDLGYASVPAFSHAFRQVTGKTPTEFAGKE